Proteins encoded within one genomic window of Ovis aries strain OAR_USU_Benz2616 breed Rambouillet chromosome 1, ARS-UI_Ramb_v3.0, whole genome shotgun sequence:
- the PSMD2 gene encoding 26S proteasome non-ATPase regulatory subunit 2, protein MEEGGRDKAPLQPQQPPATSPGGGDEKPSGKERRDAGDKDKEQELSEEDKQLQDELEMLVERLGEKDTSLYRPALEELRRQIRSSTTSMTSVPKPLKFLRPHYGKLKEIYENMAPGENKRFAADIISVLAMTMSGERECLKYRLVGSQEELASWGHEYVRHLAGEVAKEWQELDDAEKTQREPLLTLVKEIVPYNMAHNAEHEACDLLMEIEQVDMLEKDIDENAYAKVCLYLTSCVNYVPEPENSALLRCALGVFRKFSRFPEALRLALMLNDMELVEDIFTSCKDVVVQKQMAFMLGRHGVFLELSEDVEEYEDLTEIMSNVQLNSNFLALARELDIMEPKVPDDIYKTHLENNRFGGSGSQVDSARMNLASSFVNGFVNAAFGQDKLLTDDGNKWLYKNKDHGMLSAAASLGMILLWDVDGGLTQIDKYLYSSEDYIKSGALLACGIVNSGVRNECDPALALLSDYVLHNSNTMRLGSIFGLGLAYAGSNREDVLTLLLPVMGDSKSSMEVAGVTALACGMIAVGSCNGDVTSTILQTIMEKSETELKDTYARWLPLGLGLNHLGKGEAIEAILAALEVVSEPFRSFANTLVDVCAYAGSGNVLKVQQLLHICSEHFDSKEKEEDKDKKEKKDKDKKEAPADMGAHQGVAVLGIALIAMGEEIGAEMALRTFGHLLRYGEPTLRRAVPLALALISVSNPRLNILDTLSKFSHDADPEVSYNSIFAMGMVGSGTNNARLAAMLRQLAQYHAKDPNNLFMVRLAQGLTHLGKGTLTLCPYHSDRQLMSQVAVAGLLTVLVSFLDVRNIILGKSHYVLYGLVAAMQPRMLVTFDEELRPLPVSVRVGQAVDVVGQAGKPKTITGFQTHTTPVLLAHGERAELATEEFLPVTPILEGFVILRKNPNYDL, encoded by the exons ATGGAGGAGGGTGGCAGAGACAAGGCACCACTGCAGCCCCAGCAACCCCCAGCTACGTCTCCCGGCGGCGGGGACGAGAAGCCTAGCGGCAAGGAGCGGCGGGATGCCGGGGACAAGGACAAAGAGCAGGAGCTG TCTGAGGAGGACAAACAACTTCAGGATGAACTGGAGATGCTCGTGGAACGACTGGGG GAGAAGGACACTTCCCTGTACCGACCAGCCCTGGAGGAACTGCGGAGGCAGATTCGTTCTTCTACAACTTCCATGACTTCAGTACCCAAACCTCTCAAATTTCTGCGTCCGCACTATGGCAAACTGAAGGAGATCTATGAGAACATGGCCCCTGGGGAGAATAAG CGTTTTGCTGCTGACATCATCTCTGTTTTGGCCATGACCATGAGCGGGGAGCGTGAGTGCCTCAAATATCGTCTTGTGGGGTCCCAGGAGGAATTGGCATCATGGGGTCATGAATATGTCAG GCATCTCGCAGGAGAAGTGGCTAAGGAGTGGCAGGAGCTGGATGATGCGGAGAAGACACAGCGGGAGCCACTGCTGACCCTGGTAAAGGAGATTGTCCCCTACAACATGGCCCACAATGCAGAGCATGAGGCCTGCGACTTGCTCATGGAAATTGAACAGGTGGATATGCTGGAGAAAGACATTGATGAGAATGCCTATGCAAAGGTCTGCCTCTATCTCACCAG TTGTGTGAATTACGTGCCTGAACCTGAAAACTCTGCCCTACTGCGATGTGCCCTGGGTGTGTTCCGGAAGTTCAGTCGCTTCCCTGAAGCTCTGAGATTGGCACTGATGCTCAATGACATGGAGCTGGTAGAAGATATTTTCACCTCCTGCAAAGACGT GGTTGTACAGAAACAAATGGCATTCATGCTGGGCCGGCATGGGGTGTTTTTGGAGCTGAGCGAAGATGTGGAGGAGTATGAAGACCTGACAGAGATCATGTCCAATGTGCAGCTCAACAGCAACTTCTTGGCTTTAGCTCGAGAG CTGGACATCATGGAGCCCAAGGTGCCTGATGACATCTATAAAACCCACCTAGAGAACAACA GGTTTGGGGGCAGTGGCTCTCAGGTGGACTCTGCCCGTATGAATCTGGCCTCCTCTTTTGTGAATGGCTTTGTGAATGCAGCCTTTGGTCAAGACAAGCTGCTGACAGATGATGGCAACAAATGGCTTTATAAGAACAAGGACCATG GAATGCTGAGTGCAGCTGCGTCCCTTGGCATGATTCTGCTGTGGGATGTGGATGGTGGCCTCACCCAGATTGACAAATACCTGTACTCTTCTGAGGACTATATCAAG TCAGGAGCCCTCCTGGCCTGTGGCATTGTGAACTCCGGTGTCCGGAATGAGTGTGACCCTGCCCTGGCACTGCTCTCAGACTATGTCCTCCACAACAGCAACACCATGAGACTTGGTTCCATCTTTGG GCTTGGCTTGGCCTATGCTGGCTCCAATCGTGAAGATGTTCTCACCCTGCTGCTACCTGTGATGGGAGATTCCAAGTCCAGTATGGAG GTGGCAGGTGTGACAGCTCTGGCCTGTGGAATGATAGCAGTGGGCTCCTGCAATGGCGATGTCACTTCCACCATCCTTCAGACCATCATGGAGAAGTCAGAGACTGAGCTCAAGGATACTTACGCCCGTTGGCTTCCTCTTGGACTGGGCCTCAACCATCTGG GGAAGGGAGAGGCTATCGAGGCCATCCTGGCTGCTCTGGAGGTTGTGTCTGAGCCATTCCGCAGTTTCGCCAACACACTTGTGGATGTGTGTGCCTATGCAG GCTCTGGGAATGTACTGAAGGTGCAGCAGCTACTCCACATTTGCAGTGAGCACTTTGACTccaaggaaaaagaggaagacaaggacaagaaggaaaaaaaggacaaGGACAAGAAGGAAGCCCCTGCTGACATGGGAGCACATCAG GGAGTGGCTGTATTGGGGATCGCCCTTATTGCCATGGGGGAGGAGATTGGTGCAGAGATGGCACTACgaacctttggccacctg CTGAGATATGGGGAGCCTACACTCCGAAGGGCTGTGCCTTTAGCACTGGCCTTGATCTCTGTTTCAAATCCACGACTCAACATCCTGGATACCCTAAGCAAATTCTCTCATGATGCTGACCCAGAAGTGTCCTATAACTCCATCTTTGCCATGGGCATGGTGGGCAGTG GTACCAATAATGCCCGTCTGGCTGCGATGCTTCGCCAGTTAGCCCAGTATCATGCCAAGGACCCCAATAACCTCTTCATGGTGCGCTTGGCGCAG GGCCTGACACATTTAGGGAAAGGCACACTCACCCTCTGCCCCTACCACAGTGACCGGCAGCTTATGAGTCAAGTGGCTGTGGCTGGGCTGCTCACTGTGCTTGTCTCTTTCCTGGATGTTCGCAACA TCATCCTAGGCAAGTCACACTATGTATTATATGGACTGGTGGCTGCCATGCAGCCCCGAATGCTGGTCACATTCGATGAGGAGCTGCGGCCACTGCCGGTGTCTGTCCGTGTGGGCCAG GCAGTGGATGTGGTGGGCCAGGCCGGCAAGCCTAAGACCATCACAGGGTTCCAGACGCACACAACCCCAGTGTTGTTGGCTCACGGGGAGCGGGCAGAATTGGCCACTGAGGAGTTTCTTCCCGTCACCCCTATTCTAGAAGGTTTTGTTATCCTTCGAAAGAACCCCAACTATGACCTCTAA